A single region of the Ancylobacter novellus DSM 506 genome encodes:
- the secY gene encoding preprotein translocase subunit SecY has product MASAAEQLAANLNFGALAKADELKKRIWFTLGALLVYRLGTYIPMPGINPDALADVFRTAQQGIIGLFNMFSGGAVSRMAIFALNIMPYISASIIIQLLTTVSPTLEALKKEGEAGRKQINQYTRYLTVVLAVFQSYGIAVGLEGSGAVVSDPGWFFRISTVITLTGGTMFLMWLGEQITSRGIGNGISLIIFAGIVAELPSAIANTLELGRQGALSTGIILAVILMAVAVIMFIVFMERAQRRLLIQYPKRQVGNKVYEGQSSHLPLKLNTSGVIPPIFASSLLLIPTTVASFMQGSGPGWLTTVTTLIGHGQPLFMLLYVLLIVFFCFFYTAIVFNPTETADNLKKHGGFIPGIRPGERTAEYIDYVLTRITVIGAAYLAIVCLFPEILISYAAVPFYFGGTSLLIVVSVTMDTVAQVQGHLLAHQYEGLVKKAKLRGKRR; this is encoded by the coding sequence ATGGCCTCGGCAGCAGAACAGCTTGCGGCAAACCTCAATTTCGGTGCTCTGGCAAAAGCCGACGAACTGAAGAAGCGCATCTGGTTCACGCTGGGTGCGCTTCTCGTGTATCGGCTGGGCACCTACATTCCGATGCCCGGGATCAATCCCGACGCGCTCGCCGACGTGTTCCGCACGGCGCAGCAGGGCATCATCGGCCTGTTCAACATGTTCTCGGGCGGCGCGGTCTCGCGCATGGCGATCTTCGCCCTGAACATCATGCCGTACATCTCGGCCTCCATCATCATTCAGCTGCTGACCACCGTCTCTCCGACGCTGGAAGCGCTGAAGAAGGAAGGCGAGGCGGGCCGCAAGCAGATCAACCAGTACACGCGCTACCTCACCGTGGTGCTCGCTGTGTTCCAGTCTTACGGCATCGCCGTCGGCCTTGAGGGCTCGGGCGCCGTTGTGTCGGATCCGGGCTGGTTCTTCCGCATCTCGACGGTCATCACCCTGACCGGCGGCACCATGTTCCTGATGTGGCTCGGCGAGCAGATCACCTCGCGCGGCATCGGCAACGGCATCTCGCTGATCATCTTCGCCGGCATCGTGGCGGAGCTGCCCTCGGCGATCGCCAACACGCTGGAACTCGGCCGCCAGGGCGCCCTGTCGACCGGCATCATTCTGGCGGTGATCCTGATGGCCGTGGCGGTCATCATGTTCATCGTCTTCATGGAGCGCGCGCAGCGCCGGCTGCTGATCCAGTATCCGAAGCGCCAGGTCGGCAACAAGGTGTATGAGGGCCAGTCCTCGCACCTGCCGCTGAAGCTCAACACCTCGGGCGTCATCCCGCCGATCTTCGCGTCCTCGCTGCTGCTTATCCCCACGACGGTGGCGAGCTTCATGCAGGGTTCGGGTCCGGGCTGGCTGACCACGGTGACGACGCTGATAGGCCACGGTCAGCCGCTGTTCATGCTGCTCTACGTGCTGCTGATCGTGTTCTTCTGCTTCTTCTACACCGCGATCGTGTTCAACCCGACCGAGACCGCGGACAACCTGAAGAAGCATGGCGGCTTCATCCCCGGCATCCGTCCGGGCGAGCGTACCGCCGAGTACATCGACTATGTGCTGACTCGCATCACTGTCATCGGTGCGGCTTACCTTGCGATAGTGTGCCTGTTCCCGGAGATTCTGATCTCCTATGCTGCGGTTCCGTTCTACTTCGGCGGCACGTCGCTGCTGATCGTGGTGAGCGTGACCATGGATACGGTGGCCCAAGTTCAGGGGCACCTGCTGGCACACCAATACGAAGGGCTGGTCAAGAAGGCTAAGCTCAGGGGGAAGCGCCGATGA
- a CDS encoding adenylate kinase, translated as MRLILLGPPGAGKGTQAQRLVARHGIVQLSTGDMLREAVRNGTPVGLRAKAVMDAGQLVSDDIVIGIISDRIDQPDCSKGFILDGFPRTVAQAEALDSILAEKGLKLDAVIELKVDQAKLVDRILQRARETAARGEPVRKDDDPVVFKTRLEAYNRDTAVVAPYYAERGLLVAIDGMRPIDEVTQAISDVLETV; from the coding sequence ATGAGGCTGATACTGCTCGGACCTCCGGGGGCGGGGAAGGGCACGCAGGCGCAGCGACTGGTCGCGCGCCACGGTATCGTGCAGCTGTCGACGGGCGACATGCTGCGCGAGGCGGTACGCAACGGTACGCCGGTCGGCCTTCGGGCCAAGGCGGTGATGGATGCGGGCCAGCTTGTGTCCGACGACATTGTGATCGGCATCATCTCCGATCGCATCGACCAGCCGGACTGCTCGAAAGGTTTCATCCTCGACGGCTTCCCGCGCACGGTGGCGCAAGCCGAGGCGCTCGATAGCATCCTCGCCGAGAAGGGCCTCAAGCTCGACGCGGTGATCGAGCTGAAGGTGGATCAGGCCAAGCTGGTCGATCGCATCCTGCAGCGCGCCCGTGAGACCGCCGCCCGCGGCGAGCCGGTGCGCAAGGATGACGATCCGGTGGTCTTCAAGACCCGCCTCGAAGCCTATAACCGCGATACCGCCGTGGTGGCGCCCTATTACGCCGAGCGCGGTCTCCTGGTGGCGATCGACGGCATGAGGCCGATCGATGAGGTGACGCAGGCGATCTCGGACGTTCTGGAGACCGTCTGA
- the rpsM gene encoding 30S ribosomal protein S13, whose product MARIAGVNIPTNKRVIIALQYIHGIGAKNAADIVEKVGIPLDRRVNQLTDQEVLQIRETIDRDYLVEGDLRREVSMNIKRLMDLGCYRGLRHRRGLPVRGQRTHTNARTRKGPAKPIAGKKK is encoded by the coding sequence GTGGCTCGTATTGCAGGCGTTAACATCCCGACCAACAAGCGCGTCATCATTGCGCTTCAGTACATTCACGGCATTGGCGCGAAGAACGCGGCCGATATCGTCGAGAAGGTCGGCATTCCGCTCGATCGCCGGGTCAACCAGCTGACCGACCAGGAAGTGCTGCAGATCCGCGAGACCATCGACCGCGACTATCTGGTCGAAGGCGACCTGCGCCGCGAAGTTTCGATGAACATCAAGCGCCTGATGGACCTCGGCTGCTACCGTGGCCTGCGCCATCGTCGCGGTCTGCCGGTGCGTGGTCAGCGTACCCACACGAACGCCCGCACCCGCAAGGGTCCGGCCAAGCCGATCGCCGGCAAGAAGAAGTGA
- the rpsK gene encoding 30S ribosomal protein S11 — MAKEAARIKRRERKNIASGVAHVNASFNNTMITITDAQGNTIAWSSAGAMGFKGSRKSTPYAAQVAAEDCARKASEHGMRTIEVEVSGPGSGRESALRAFQAAGFTVTSIRDVTPIPHNGCRPRKRRRV, encoded by the coding sequence ATGGCTAAAGAAGCTGCCCGCATCAAGCGCCGCGAGCGCAAGAACATCGCCTCCGGCGTCGCGCATGTGAATGCGTCGTTCAACAACACCATGATCACCATCACCGACGCGCAGGGCAACACCATTGCCTGGTCCTCGGCGGGTGCCATGGGCTTCAAGGGCTCGCGCAAGTCGACCCCGTATGCGGCGCAGGTCGCTGCCGAGGATTGCGCCCGCAAGGCGTCCGAGCACGGCATGCGCACCATCGAGGTCGAGGTGTCGGGTCCCGGCTCCGGCCGCGAGTCGGCGCTGCGCGCGTTCCAGGCGGCGGGCTTCACCGTGACGTCGATCCGCGACGTCACGCCGATCCCGCACAATGGCTGCCGTCCGCGCAAGCGTCGGCGCGTCTGA
- a CDS encoding DNA-directed RNA polymerase subunit alpha, with translation MIQKNWQELIKPEKLEVAVGSDPKRLATVVAEPLERGFGQTLGNALRRILLSSLQGAAVTSVHIDGVLHEFSSIPGVREDVTDIVLNIKDIAIKMAGDGPKRMVVKKQGPGIVTAGDIQTVGDVQVLNPELVLCTLDDGAEIRMEFTVDTGKGYVAGERNRPEDAPIGLIPVDSLYSPVKKVSYKVENTREGQILDYDKLTMTIETNGSVSPEDALAFAARILQDQLEIFVNFEEPKRETESPAMQELPFNPALLKKVDELELSVRSANCLKNDNIVYIGDLIQKTEAEMLRTPNFGRKSLNEIKEVLASMGLHLGMEVPGWPPENIEDLAKRFEDHY, from the coding sequence GTGATTCAGAAGAACTGGCAAGAGCTGATCAAGCCCGAGAAGCTCGAGGTCGCCGTAGGCAGCGACCCGAAGCGCCTCGCGACCGTTGTCGCCGAGCCGCTGGAGCGTGGCTTCGGCCAGACACTCGGCAATGCGCTGCGCCGTATTCTGCTGTCGTCCCTGCAGGGCGCGGCGGTGACCTCGGTGCATATCGACGGCGTGCTGCACGAGTTCTCCTCGATCCCGGGCGTGCGCGAGGACGTGACCGACATCGTCCTCAACATCAAGGACATCGCCATCAAGATGGCCGGCGACGGCCCGAAGCGGATGGTGGTGAAGAAGCAGGGTCCCGGCATTGTCACCGCCGGTGACATCCAGACCGTGGGCGACGTGCAGGTGCTGAACCCCGAGCTGGTGCTGTGCACCCTCGACGACGGCGCCGAGATCCGCATGGAATTCACCGTCGATACCGGCAAGGGTTATGTCGCGGGTGAGCGCAACCGTCCCGAGGACGCGCCGATCGGCCTCATCCCGGTCGACAGCCTCTACTCGCCGGTCAAGAAGGTCTCCTACAAGGTCGAGAACACCCGCGAGGGCCAGATCCTCGACTATGACAAGCTGACCATGACCATCGAGACCAATGGCTCGGTCAGCCCGGAGGACGCGCTTGCCTTCGCCGCGCGCATTCTCCAGGACCAGCTCGAAATTTTCGTCAACTTCGAGGAGCCCAAGCGCGAGACGGAGAGCCCTGCGATGCAGGAGCTGCCGTTCAACCCGGCGCTGCTCAAGAAGGTGGACGAGCTGGAGCTTTCGGTCCGTTCGGCCAACTGCCTGAAGAACGACAACATTGTCTACATCGGCGACTTGATCCAGAAGACCGAGGCGGAGATGCTCCGTACCCCGAACTTCGGCCGCAAGTCGCTGAACGAGATCAAGGAAGTCCTCGCCTCCATGGGCCTGCACCTCGGCATGGAAGTGCCTGGCTGGCCGCCGGAGAACATTGAGGACCTCGCCAAGCGGTTCGAAGACCATTACTGA
- the rplQ gene encoding 50S ribosomal protein L17: MNHGKAHRRFNRTAEHRKAMFANMAQALITHEQIVTTLPKAKDLRPVVEKLITLGKRGGLHARRQAIAEVRDVAVVRKLFDVIGPRYKDRNGGYTRIIKAGFRHGDSAAIAVIELVDRDEAAKGAADLARVEAARSEETVAA, translated from the coding sequence ATGAACCACGGCAAAGCCCATCGCCGGTTCAACCGGACCGCGGAACACCGCAAGGCCATGTTCGCCAACATGGCGCAGGCGCTCATCACCCATGAGCAGATCGTCACCACCCTGCCGAAGGCAAAGGACCTGCGCCCGGTGGTTGAGAAGCTGATCACCCTCGGCAAGCGCGGCGGCCTGCATGCGCGCCGCCAGGCGATCGCCGAGGTGCGCGACGTCGCCGTCGTGCGCAAGCTCTTCGACGTGATCGGCCCGCGCTACAAGGACCGCAACGGCGGCTACACCCGCATCATCAAGGCGGGCTTTCGCCACGGTGATTCGGCGGCGATCGCGGTGATCGAGCTGGTCGATCGCGACGAGGCGGCCAAGGGCGCGGCGGACCTCGCCCGCGTCGAGGCGGCCCGCTCGGAAGAGACCGTCGCGGCCTGA
- a CDS encoding DegQ family serine endoprotease: MKRFATRSALVAAALLMAAPVLAQTAPAPGAAVGGPRVPASRAEIGLSFAPIVARTAPAIVNVYAMKAMPARNNPLLDDPFFRRFFGDRGSPDVPGLDMPAERIQRSLGSGVLVDPSGIVVTNNHVIEGADEIRISLSDKREFDADVVLRDPRTDLAVLRIEGAKGGFPSAVFGSSDDLEVGDIVLAIGNPFGVGQTVTQGIVSALARTQRGITDYGFFIQTDAAINPGNSGGALVDGAGRIVGINTAIFSRSGGSLGIGFAIPADMVRVVLQSALTGSKVVRRPWLGADLQQVTPDIADGLDVARPTGALVQNVLPDSPASKAGLRAGDLIIAVAGQEVGDPDAFGYRFATRPLGGAVELGIIRQGKPVTLRVMLETAPETVPREEITLAGRSPLTGATVVNLSPAVVEEMRTVDASKGVVITAVAEGSLAERTSFRPGDILLEVNGVPITRTADLARATATPARMWRITLQRGGRTLSAVLPG; the protein is encoded by the coding sequence ATGAAACGCTTCGCCACACGCTCCGCCCTCGTCGCCGCGGCCCTGCTCATGGCCGCTCCCGTCCTCGCCCAGACGGCACCCGCGCCCGGGGCCGCGGTAGGTGGGCCGCGCGTACCGGCCTCGCGCGCCGAGATCGGGCTGTCCTTTGCGCCCATCGTGGCGCGCACGGCGCCGGCCATCGTCAATGTCTATGCGATGAAGGCGATGCCGGCTCGAAATAATCCGTTGCTGGACGATCCCTTCTTCCGGCGCTTCTTCGGCGACAGGGGTAGCCCGGATGTGCCGGGCCTCGACATGCCGGCGGAGCGCATCCAGCGTTCGCTCGGCTCGGGCGTGCTGGTCGACCCGTCCGGCATCGTCGTTACAAACAACCATGTGATCGAAGGCGCCGACGAGATCCGCATCTCCCTGTCCGACAAGCGCGAGTTCGACGCGGATGTCGTGCTGCGCGACCCGCGCACCGACCTCGCCGTGTTGCGCATCGAGGGCGCCAAGGGTGGATTTCCTTCTGCCGTGTTCGGCTCTTCCGACGACCTCGAGGTCGGCGACATCGTGCTGGCGATCGGCAATCCGTTCGGCGTGGGGCAGACGGTGACGCAGGGCATCGTCTCGGCGCTCGCGCGCACGCAGCGCGGCATCACCGATTACGGGTTCTTCATCCAGACCGACGCGGCCATCAACCCCGGCAATTCGGGCGGTGCGCTGGTGGATGGAGCCGGCCGGATCGTCGGCATCAACACGGCGATCTTCTCGCGCTCCGGCGGCTCGCTGGGCATCGGCTTCGCCATCCCGGCCGACATGGTGCGCGTCGTTCTGCAGTCTGCGCTCACCGGCAGCAAGGTGGTGCGGCGTCCGTGGCTCGGCGCCGACCTCCAGCAGGTGACACCTGATATCGCCGATGGGCTCGATGTCGCCCGGCCGACCGGCGCGCTCGTGCAGAATGTGCTCCCGGATAGCCCCGCGTCGAAGGCCGGGCTTCGGGCGGGTGACCTCATTATCGCGGTCGCCGGCCAGGAAGTCGGCGATCCCGACGCTTTCGGCTACCGCTTCGCCACCCGGCCGCTGGGCGGCGCCGTCGAGTTGGGAATCATCCGACAGGGCAAGCCGGTGACGCTCAGGGTGATGCTGGAGACCGCGCCCGAGACCGTGCCGCGCGAGGAGATCACTCTTGCCGGGCGCTCGCCGCTGACCGGGGCGACGGTGGTCAATCTCTCCCCGGCCGTGGTCGAGGAGATGCGCACGGTGGATGCCAGCAAGGGGGTGGTGATCACGGCAGTCGCAGAAGGCTCCCTCGCCGAGCGCACCAGCTTCCGGCCAGGCGACATCCTGCTCGAGGTGAACGGCGTGCCGATCACCCGCACCGCCGACCTCGCGCGCGCGACGGCGACACCGGCGCGGATGTGGCGGATCACGCTGCAGCGCGGCGGCCGCACGCTCTCGGCCGTGCTGCCGGGCTGA
- a CDS encoding replication-associated recombination protein A, producing the protein MSDLFTSAGLEGAAPRPLADRLRPQRLAEVVGQEHLTGPDGILTRMIDSRSLGSLIFWGPPGTGKTTVARLLAHETDLHFEQVSAIFTGVAELKKVFEAARGRRAVGRGTLLFVDEIHRFNKAQQDSFLPVMEDGTVTLIGATTENPSFELNAALLSRARVLTFRSLDDDAIGRLLSRAEELEGKPLPLDEEARAVLVRLADGDGRASLTLAEEAWRAARPGEVFDGAKLQEIVQRRAPIYDKSEDGHYNLISALHKSIRGSDPDAALYWLARMIDAGENPLFLARRLVRMASEDIGNADPQALVVASAAKDAYDFLGTPEGELALAQAAVYLATAPKSNAVYTAWKQALRVAKEGGSLVPPRHILNAPTRLMKQEGYGVGYDYDHDAPDAFSGQDYFPEKLGRQHFYEPVERGFEREIRKRLEYWARLRAERQQGK; encoded by the coding sequence TTGTCCGACCTCTTCACCAGTGCCGGGCTCGAAGGCGCCGCGCCGCGCCCGCTGGCCGACCGGTTGCGCCCGCAACGCCTCGCCGAGGTGGTCGGACAGGAGCACCTGACCGGCCCGGACGGCATCCTCACCCGCATGATCGACAGCCGCTCGCTCGGCTCGCTGATCTTCTGGGGGCCGCCCGGCACCGGCAAGACCACGGTGGCGCGGCTGCTGGCGCACGAGACGGACCTGCATTTTGAGCAGGTCTCGGCCATCTTCACCGGCGTCGCCGAGCTCAAGAAGGTGTTCGAGGCCGCGCGGGGGCGCCGTGCGGTGGGGCGCGGCACGCTGCTCTTCGTCGACGAGATCCACCGCTTCAACAAGGCGCAGCAGGACAGCTTCCTGCCCGTCATGGAGGACGGCACCGTCACGCTGATCGGCGCGACGACGGAGAACCCGTCCTTCGAGCTCAACGCAGCGTTGCTCTCCCGTGCCCGCGTTCTGACCTTCCGCTCGCTGGACGACGACGCCATCGGCCGGCTGCTGTCGCGTGCCGAGGAACTGGAGGGCAAGCCGCTGCCGCTCGATGAGGAGGCGCGCGCGGTGCTGGTGCGCCTCGCCGATGGCGATGGGCGCGCCTCGCTCACGCTGGCCGAGGAAGCCTGGCGCGCCGCCCGGCCGGGCGAGGTGTTCGATGGCGCGAAGCTGCAGGAGATCGTGCAGCGCCGGGCGCCGATCTACGACAAGAGCGAGGACGGCCACTACAACCTCATCTCCGCCCTGCACAAGTCGATCCGTGGCTCCGACCCCGACGCGGCGCTGTACTGGCTGGCGCGGATGATCGACGCCGGCGAGAATCCGCTGTTCCTTGCCCGCCGGCTGGTGCGCATGGCGTCCGAGGACATCGGCAATGCCGACCCGCAGGCGCTCGTCGTCGCCAGCGCGGCCAAGGACGCCTACGATTTTCTCGGAACGCCCGAGGGCGAACTCGCCCTCGCGCAGGCCGCGGTCTATCTGGCAACGGCACCCAAGTCGAACGCCGTATACACCGCCTGGAAGCAGGCGCTGCGCGTCGCCAAGGAAGGCGGCTCGCTGGTGCCGCCAAGGCATATCCTCAACGCGCCGACCCGCCTGATGAAGCAGGAGGGCTACGGCGTGGGTTACGACTACGACCACGACGCGCCGGACGCCTTCTCTGGGCAGGATTATTTCCCGGAGAAGCTCGGGCGCCAGCATTTCTACGAACCGGTGGAGCGCGGCTTCGAGCGGGAAATCCGCAAGCGGCTGGAATATTGGGCGCGGCTGAGAGCGGAGCGCCAACAGGGCAAATAG
- the crcB gene encoding fluoride efflux transporter CrcB, whose product MVLVFIGAGIGGVLRYASYEAAMRVFGMHFPSGTFVVNVVGSFVIGCIAGWMAMKGGASWTTPARLFVMAGILGGFTTFSSFSLDTAMLVHRGEVGLAALYVGGSVALSLTAVFGGLALVRAVA is encoded by the coding sequence ATCGTGCTGGTTTTCATCGGGGCCGGCATCGGCGGCGTCCTGCGTTACGCCTCCTATGAGGCGGCGATGCGCGTGTTCGGCATGCACTTTCCGTCCGGTACCTTCGTCGTCAACGTGGTCGGCTCCTTCGTCATCGGCTGCATTGCCGGCTGGATGGCGATGAAGGGCGGTGCGTCATGGACGACGCCGGCCCGGCTGTTCGTGATGGCCGGCATATTGGGCGGCTTCACCACCTTCTCCTCCTTCTCGCTGGATACGGCGATGCTGGTGCACCGCGGAGAGGTGGGCCTTGCCGCCCTCTATGTCGGCGGCTCGGTGGCGCTTTCGCTCACCGCCGTGTTCGGCGGCCTCGCGCTGGTGCGCGCCGTCGCGTGA
- a CDS encoding RluA family pseudouridine synthase, translated as MAVETRRVDRDEEGMRLDRWFKTHFPELSFGHLQKLLRSGQVRVDGGRVKTNTRLSSGQSVRIPPLEEKPQLSAADHIEAEEAIARGEAPPRPPRNGEGARRSDLAAPAVKRASVDDKDAAALKAMTLFEDRDVLVLNKPYGLAVQGGSGTYRHVDGMLEALRGDDGQKPRLVHRIDKDTSGILLVAKSRLAASTLAKTFRSRSARKVYWALVPGVPRPAQGRISTYLAKDEAAERMRVARHGDDEASHAISYYAVVDHAAQKLSWLSMKPVTGRTHQLRAHAAHIGHPIVGDPKYFNVENWPLPGGLQNRLHLLARRLVIPHPRADKLIDVSAPLPPHMQQSWNVLGFDTSHYDPIVDAPES; from the coding sequence ATGGCCGTCGAGACACGCCGCGTCGATCGGGATGAGGAGGGCATGCGCCTGGACCGCTGGTTCAAGACGCATTTTCCCGAACTTTCCTTCGGCCATCTGCAGAAGCTGCTGCGCTCCGGCCAGGTGCGGGTCGATGGCGGTCGGGTGAAGACCAATACGCGTCTCTCTTCCGGCCAGAGCGTGCGCATCCCGCCGCTGGAGGAGAAGCCGCAGCTCTCCGCCGCCGACCACATCGAGGCGGAGGAAGCGATAGCGCGCGGCGAGGCTCCGCCGCGCCCGCCACGGAACGGGGAGGGCGCCCGCCGATCCGATCTTGCTGCCCCGGCGGTGAAGCGCGCCAGTGTCGACGACAAGGACGCCGCCGCGCTCAAGGCGATGACGTTGTTCGAGGACCGCGACGTGCTGGTGCTGAACAAGCCCTACGGCCTCGCCGTGCAGGGCGGCTCCGGCACCTACCGCCATGTCGACGGCATGCTGGAGGCGCTGCGTGGCGACGATGGCCAGAAGCCGCGCCTCGTCCACCGCATCGACAAGGACACGTCGGGCATCCTGCTGGTTGCCAAGAGTCGGCTTGCGGCCTCGACGCTGGCCAAGACCTTTCGCTCGCGCTCGGCCCGCAAGGTTTACTGGGCTCTGGTGCCCGGCGTGCCGCGCCCGGCACAGGGGCGCATCTCCACCTATCTCGCCAAGGACGAGGCGGCAGAGCGCATGCGGGTCGCCCGCCACGGCGACGACGAGGCCAGCCACGCCATCTCCTATTACGCGGTTGTCGACCATGCGGCGCAGAAATTGTCCTGGCTGTCGATGAAGCCGGTGACGGGACGCACCCACCAGCTGCGCGCCCATGCGGCGCATATCGGCCATCCCATCGTCGGCGACCCGAAATATTTCAACGTCGAGAACTGGCCGCTGCCGGGCGGGCTGCAGAACCGGCTGCATCTGCTGGCGCGCCGGCTGGTCATCCCGCACCCGAGGGCCGACAAGCTGATAGATGTCTCCGCGCCGTTGCCGCCGCACATGCAGCAGAGCTGGAACGTGCTCGGCTTCGACACCTCGCATTACGACCCGATCGTCGACGCGCCGGAGAGCTGA
- a CDS encoding polysaccharide deacetylase family protein: MPNLARRVLLAVALCTLMAAPALAMPQDCTGKLGTSRVLEVDPVGLQVGTKHFPQTLDLADKEVVLTFDDGPHPGTTPAVLKALARECVHATFFTIGRNAAAHPDLVRLILAEGHTLGHHSMTHPMTLADIPYDKAVTEIEKGFRADEKAAYGSAGVRPRVAFFRFPGFGSTPELLDYLKQRGIGVFGADFWAGDWNPMTPEEQLHLVMARLEHEHRGIILFHDTRDQTARMLPLFLAALREKGYRVVHVVPPPVQTAAAPH; the protein is encoded by the coding sequence ATGCCCAACCTCGCGCGCCGCGTCCTTCTCGCCGTGGCGCTGTGCACGCTCATGGCTGCACCGGCGCTGGCCATGCCCCAGGACTGTACCGGCAAGCTCGGCACCTCGCGGGTGCTGGAGGTCGACCCGGTGGGGCTGCAGGTCGGCACCAAGCATTTCCCCCAGACGCTCGACCTCGCCGACAAGGAGGTCGTGCTGACCTTCGATGACGGCCCGCATCCCGGCACGACGCCGGCGGTGCTGAAGGCACTGGCGCGCGAATGTGTGCACGCGACCTTCTTCACCATCGGCCGGAATGCCGCAGCCCATCCGGACCTCGTGCGCCTCATCCTCGCCGAAGGCCACACGCTCGGCCATCACAGCATGACCCATCCGATGACGCTGGCCGACATTCCCTATGACAAGGCGGTTACGGAGATCGAGAAGGGGTTTCGCGCCGACGAGAAGGCCGCCTATGGCAGCGCTGGCGTACGTCCGCGCGTGGCGTTTTTCCGGTTTCCCGGCTTCGGTTCCACGCCCGAGTTGCTCGACTATCTGAAGCAGCGGGGCATCGGCGTGTTCGGTGCCGACTTCTGGGCCGGCGACTGGAACCCGATGACGCCCGAGGAACAGCTGCATCTGGTGATGGCGCGGCTGGAACATGAGCATCGCGGCATCATCCTGTTCCACGACACTCGCGACCAGACGGCGAGGATGCTGCCGCTCTTCCTCGCGGCGCTGCGGGAGAAGGGCTACCGCGTGGTGCACGTCGTACCGCCGCCGGTGCAGACGGCAGCGGCGCCGCATTAG
- the lipB gene encoding lipoyl(octanoyl) transferase LipB produces the protein MNDAPILAAIARDELSPLLLPQPASRPVRWRVSAHPVAYPDALAEMDRLAEEIAAGREDELVWLLEHPPLYTAGTSARPEDLVEPGRFPIFETGRGGQFTYHGPGQRVAYVMLDLKRRAPDLRRYVAALEEWLIRSLAAFNVRGERREDRVGVWVRHRTKAGEGEDKIAAIGIRVRRWVTMHGISLNVEPDLSHFAGIVPCGVREHGVTSLVELGLPVTMEDVDLALRSEFEAVFGPTVVTPDEA, from the coding sequence ATGAACGACGCGCCGATCCTTGCTGCCATCGCCCGTGACGAGCTGTCACCGCTGCTGCTGCCGCAGCCGGCCAGCCGGCCGGTGCGCTGGCGCGTGAGCGCACATCCGGTCGCCTATCCCGATGCACTCGCCGAGATGGACAGGCTCGCCGAGGAGATCGCCGCCGGGCGCGAAGACGAACTCGTCTGGCTGCTCGAGCATCCCCCGCTCTACACTGCCGGCACCAGCGCGCGGCCTGAGGATCTCGTCGAGCCCGGCCGGTTCCCGATCTTCGAGACGGGACGGGGCGGACAGTTCACCTATCACGGCCCTGGCCAGCGCGTGGCCTATGTGATGCTGGACCTGAAGCGCCGGGCTCCGGACCTGCGCCGCTACGTCGCCGCGCTGGAGGAATGGCTCATCCGCTCGCTCGCCGCCTTCAACGTGCGCGGCGAGCGGCGCGAGGACCGCGTCGGCGTCTGGGTACGCCATCGCACCAAGGCCGGGGAGGGTGAGGACAAGATCGCCGCCATCGGCATCCGCGTCCGGCGCTGGGTGACGATGCATGGCATCTCGCTCAATGTGGAGCCCGACCTGTCGCACTTCGCGGGCATCGTTCCCTGTGGAGTGCGCGAGCACGGCGTCACTAGTCTCGTCGAACTCGGCCTGCCGGTGACGATGGAGGATGTCGACCTGGCTTTGCGCAGCGAGTTCGAGGCGGTGTTCGGCCCCACCGTGGTCACGCCGGACGAAGCTTAG
- a CDS encoding acylphosphatase: MSSKLATRLLIRGRVQSVGYRAWFAAEAERRRLTGWVRNRRDGSVEALILAPAETLHDLIEASRSGPPAARVTEVAFSEEDVQESEAGPGFDVRPTA, encoded by the coding sequence ATGAGTTCGAAGCTCGCCACCCGCCTTCTCATACGCGGCCGCGTCCAGAGCGTCGGCTATCGCGCCTGGTTCGCGGCGGAGGCCGAACGGCGTCGGCTGACGGGCTGGGTGCGCAACCGGCGCGACGGCAGCGTCGAGGCGCTGATCCTTGCCCCGGCCGAAACTCTACATGATCTCATCGAGGCCAGCCGGAGCGGACCACCGGCGGCACGCGTCACCGAAGTCGCGTTCAGCGAGGAAGACGTGCAGGAGAGTGAGGCCGGACCCGGCTTCGACGTGCGGCCGACCGCCTAA